Below is a window of Micromonospora chersina DNA.
GCTCGACGCGCTGACCGAGGCCGACCGCGCGGCCCGCCTGGCCGGGGAGACGGAACTCAGCCGCCGCTGACCGGCCCCGCGTCAGCAGGCGCGGAGGCGGTCCTTGGCGCGCAGCATCTCCCGGTCGGCCAGTTCGAAGGCCGCGCCCAGCGCCTCCCGGACGCTCACCCCGGTGCCCCCGTCGACCTCGGCGAAGCCGATGCTCACCCCGACCGGGGTGCCGGGGACCAGCGACTCCCAGTCCTCGGTGTGGACGGCGGCCTGGATCCGCCGGGCCACCTCGACGGCCTCCGCCATGCCGGTCTCGGGCAGCACCACCACGAACTCGTCGCCGCCGTAGCGGGACACGAAGTCGCCCCGCCGCATGACCCGGTTGATCACCCCGGCGATCCGTTGCAGCACCAGGTCGCCCGAGTGGTGCCCGTGCCGGGTGTTCACGGCCTTGAACCCGTCCAGGTCGCAGACGCCGATCACCACCCGTTCGCCACGGGCCACCACCGCGCCGATGTAGCGCTCCAGCCGGCGCCGGTTGGGCAGCCCGGTGAGGGGGTCGGTCAGCGCCTCGCCCTCGTACCGGGCGGCCTCGCGGCGCATCTCCTCGTGGTCGATGCGGGCGGCGATGCCGTCGATGTAGACGTCCCGCAGCCGGTCGCTGCGCTGTGCGGCCAGCCGGAACGCGTGCCGGTCGGCCCGGTGCGCGGCGGCGTGGTCACCGGCCCGGGCCAGCGCCACGCTGCGCAGCCGGGGCGCCTCGGCTGCGCCCAGCGTCTCGTCGGAGACGCGGATGGTGTCCAGCCGGGCGACCGCCTCGATGGGGCGCCCCTCGGCGACGGCCAGGCAGACCTGGCCGAGCTGGCGCAGGTCACGGGCGCGGGCGCTGTCCCCGCCGTGCCCGAGCAGCCGGGCCGGGTCGGCGTCTCCGCCGGAGTCGACCCGGTCGCCGAGCGCCGCCCGCCGGGCCGCCGCGTAGCCGTAGGCGGCCAGGCTGCTCGGCCGCAGGTTCCCGGCCCGCCCGGCGCGCAGGAACCGCGCCAGGTCGCCCGCCACGTCGCGGAGCACCCGGAGGCAGCCGTCGCTGTCGCCGTTGTGGTCCAGCGCCACGGCGTTGCGCAGCCGGATGCCGGGCGCGGCGAAGGTCTCCTCCGGGATGCCGGCGGTCAGCCCCACCTGGCGGGCGCGCTCGATCGCGCCGAGCGCGTGGCCGTGGAAGCTCAGGTAGGAGTAGGCCATGGCCAGGTCGTGCCAGCCCCAGGCGGTGTCCCGGTCCGGGTCGTCGTCGGCGCCCAGCGCCCGGGCCGCCCGGACCAGATGCGTGACGCAGCGGTCGAGCGCGCCCTGGTGGTGGGCGGCGAGCGCCGCGAGGGCGTTGAGGTGCCCGTGCAGGTAGGGCTCGGCCAGGTCCCGGACGGCGGCGGAGGCCTCCTCGATGGCCCGGGTGAACTCGGCCGTCCGACCGAGATTGATCAGCGCGGAGAGGCGCTGCACCAGCGCGTCGGCCCGCGCGCACGGGTCGGCGGTGGTGCGGATGACCCGGTCCAGCAGGGCGCACGCCTCCGCCGAGCGGCTGGCCTCCTGCAACGCCCGGGCGCGCCGGAGGGCGTCAACCTGGTCGTCGACCCGGTCGAGCCAGCCCACTCGCGACCTCCCTGTGTGTGCGTCCGGACGCACCCGCTCGTGAGGTGACCCGCGACGCTTCATGATTATGTCGTGACCTCCCTACCGCAACACCCGTCCGAAGGGTCAGAACGCGAGCGCCCCTCGCGGGCGGTCGCCCGGGCGGCCCGGGCCCTCGCGGCGGCGGGCGTCGAGGCGCCCCGCGCGGAGGCCGAGTTGCTGGCCGCGTACGTCCTGGAGGTGCCGCGCGGCCGGCTGGCACTCGCCGACGGCCTGACCCCGGCGCAGCGGGACCGCCTCGACACGCTCGTCGACCGGCGGGTGGCCCGGGAACCCCTCCAGCACCTCACCGGCGTCGCCGGGTTCCGGCACCTGGAACTGGCTGTCGGCCCGGGCGTCTTCGTGCCCCGGCCGGAGACCGAACTGCTGGCGGGCTGGGGGATCGAGCAGGCGCGCCGGTCGCCCGCGCCGCTGGTCGTCGACCTGTGCAGCGGCTCCGGCGCGATCGCCCTGGCGGTCGCCCAGGAGCTGCCGTCGGCCCGGGTCGTGGCGGTGGAACGGTCGCCGGCGGCGCTGGACTGGCTGCGCCGCAACGCCGCCGGGCGGGCCGCCGCGGGGGACTGCCCGATCGAGGTGGTCGCCGCCGACGTCACCGACCCGGAGCTGCTCGCCGACCTGGTGGGCCGGGTCGACGTGCTGCTCTGCAACCCCCCGTACGTGCCCCGGTCGGTCGTGGTGCCGCCCGAGGTGGCCGGCCACGACCCGGACGAGGCGGTGTTCGGCGGCGCGGACGGGCTGGACGTGATCCGCCCGGTGGTGGGCCGGGCCGCCGCGCTGCTGCGCCCCGGCGGGGTGCTCGGCGTCGAGCACGACGACACCCACGCCACGGCGGTGCCCGCGCTGCTCGCCGCCGACGGCCGCTACGAGCGGGTCGAGGAGCATCGTGACCTGGTCGGGCGGCCCCGGTACGCGACCGCGTCCCGCCGGGCGGACGGCCACCACGCCGACCCCGCCCCGGCGTGGCAGACTGGCTCCTCGTGATGCTCTACGACTGTCGGTCGCCCGCCGACCGGGACCGCGGCATCGCCGCTGCGATCGAGGCGGTCAAGAACGGGGAACTCGTCGTCCTGCCGACCGACACGGTCTACGGCATCGGCGCCGACGCCTTCACCCCGTACGCGGTGAAGGCCCTCGCGGACGCCAAGGGTGGCGCCCGGCAGGCGCCCCCGGTGCTCATCGGTTCCCGGCACACCCTCGACGGCCTGGTCTTCTCGCTGCCCCGCTCGGCCCGCGAACTGGTCGAGGCGTTCTGGCCGGGCGCGCTGACCATCGTGGTGGAGCACTCGCCGAGCCTGGCCTGGGACCTGGGCGACTCCAGCGGCACGGTGGCGGTGCGGATGCCGCTGCACCCGGTGGCGCTGGAGGTGCTGCGGGAGACCGGGCCGATGGCGGTGGCCTCGGCCAACAAGGTCGGCCAGCCGGCCGCGCTCACCGCCGAGGAGGCCCGCGACCAGCTCGGCTACGGCGTCCGGGCCTACCTGGAGGCCGGCCCGGCACCGGACCCGGTGCCGAGCACCATCGTCGACCTGACCGGCGAGGTGCCCCGGGTGCTGCGCCAGGGCGCGGTGAGCCTGGAGAAGCTGCGCGACGTGGTGCCGGACATCCTCGACGAGCGGGGGGTCTGAGTGCCCCCGTTCACCGTCCTGCACGTGTGCATGGGCAACATCTGCCGGTCCCCGATGGCCGAGCGGCTGCTGGTGCTCGCCGTCCGGGAGCGGCTGGGCCGGCTCGGCGTCGACCCGGCCAGCTCGGACGAACTGGTGCACAGCCACAGCGCCGGCACCGGCGGCTGGCACGCCGGTGAGGAGATGAACCCGCCGGCGGCCCGGCAGGTGACCTCGCGCGGCGGCGCGGTGGACGGGTTCGCCGCCCGGCGGCTGCGTTCCGACCTCATCGACGCCGCCGACCTGGTCCTCACCGCCACCGCCGACCAGCACGAGTACGTGGTGGCGCTGCGCCCGGACGCCGCCGCGCGCACCTTCGTGCTGGGCGAGTTCGGCCGGCTCCTCGGCACGGTGGACCGGGCCGGGCTGCCGCCCGTGGAGCCCACCCCGGAGGCCGTCTACGCCCGGGGCGTGGCGCTGGTCGAGGCGGCGGACGCGGCCCGACAGGGCAGCGCCGCGCTGCCGACCGACGACCTCGACGACCCCTGGGGCCGGGGCGACCAGTGCTTCAGCCGGGTGGCCGACGAGATCGAGGAGACCGTCCAGCCGCTGGCCGCCGCGCTCCTTCCCTGAGGTTCATCCTTTCTCGCGAACTTCCTGCGCGTTTCGCCGAAGATTGCGGCGAAACCGCCGATTCCGGTCATTCTGAACGGGTCCGTACGGCCGGCTCCTGCGGGGAGAGCTGATGAACCGGGCCCATCTCAACAAGCTGTTCACCGTCCTGCTCGCCGGCGTGCTCGCCGGGCTGGCCCTGGGCGCCGCCGCGCTTCCGGCGGCGCTCGTCTTCGGGCTCGGCTTCAAGAACCTGATGCCCTACGCCGCGCTGCCGGAGTCGCTGAAGACGCCGCAGCCGGCCCAGCGCTCCAACCTGTACGCCAGCGACGGCCGCACCCTGATCACCTCCTTCTACGTGGAGGACCGGGTGGACGTGCCGGTCGAGGAGGTGGCGCCGGTGATGAGGCAGGCCATCGTTGCCGCCGAGGACGTCCGGTTCTACCAGCACCACGGCGTCGACGTGCGCGGCGTGGCGCGCGCCTTCACGGCCAACCGGCGCGACGGCACCCGGCAGGGCGCCTCCACGCTGACCATGCAGTACGTCCGCAACGCGCTGGCCGGTGACCCCCGGCTGACCGAGGAGCAGCGGGCCCGGGCCACCGAGATCACCGTCGGCCGCAAGGTCCGCGAGATGCGGTACGCGCTGGCCCTGGAACGCCGGATCAGCAAGGACGAGATCCTCGGGCGCTACCTGAACATCGCCTACTTCGGCGCGGGCGCGTACGGCATCGCGGCGGCCAGCAAGCGCTACTTCTCCACCACGCCGGCCCAGCTCACCCTGGCCCAGTCGGCACTGCTCGCCGGGCTGGTCCGCTCACCCGACACCGACGACCCGATCAACGGCGACGCCGACGCGGCGCTGGGCCGCCGGGCGTACGTGCTGGACCGGATGGTGGAGACCGGCCAGGTGGCCGAGGCGGACGCGGCCCGGGCCAAGGGCGAACAGCTCGACCTCAAGCCCAGCGCCACCCCGAACGACTGCGCCGCGGTGCCCGCCGGGCACAACGACTGGGGCTTCTTCTGCGACTGGTTCACCCAGTGGTGGAACGCCCAGCCCGCGTTCGGCAAGACGGTGGACGAGCGGCAGCGCACGCTGCGCCGGGGCGGCTGGTCGATCGTGTCCTCCCTCGACCCGGACGTGCAGGCCAAGGCCATCGAGCAGGTGCTGCGGATCTACCCGGTCACCAACCAGCGGGCCGCGCCGACCGCCGTCGTGCAGCCGGGCACCGGCCGGGTGCTGGCCATGGCGGTGAACCGCAACTACAGCGTGGCCCCGAACCCGGACGCCCGGCAGAACTATCCGAACACGGTGAACCAGCTGGTCGCCGGAGGCCCGGGCATCGAGGGCTACCAGGCCGGCTCGACCTTCAAGCTCTTCGCCCTGCTCGCCGCGCTGGAGTCCGGGCTGCCGCTGAGCACCGAGTTCGACTCGCCCCGCGTCTTCGTCACGAAGTATCCGATCGACGGCGGCCCGGCGAGCTGCGGCGGCCACTGGTGCCCGGAGAACGCCAACCCCGTCTGGATGGACGGCGACCGCACCATGTGGGACGCGTTCGGCCGGTCGGTGAACACCTACTTCGCCTGGCTGACCGAGCAGGTCGGCGCGGACCGGGTGGTGGAGATGGCCGAGCGGCTGGGCATCGTGTTCCGCTCGCCCGAGGACGCCAGGCTGGCCCGGGACGGCGCGAAGAACTGGGGGCCGTTCACCCTCGGCGTCTCCTCCACCACCCCGCTCGACCTGGCCAACGCGTACGCCACGGTGGCCGCCGAGGGGACCTGGTGCCGGCCCACCCCGGTCGCCTCGATCACCGACCCCACCGGGCGGAAGATAGCGGCCGGCAATCCGGACTGCCGCCAGGTGCTCGACACCGAGGTGGCCCGGGCGGCGGCGGACGCGGCCCGCTGCCCGGTCGGTGACCAGTCGATGTACCGCCGGTGCGACGGCGGCACCGCCGAGCAGCTGGCGCCCGGCCTGCGCCGCCCGCTGGCCGGCAAGACCGGCAGCTCGGAGCGGAACGCCACGGAGACCGTGGTCGCCTTCACCCCGCAGCTCTCCGTGGCCACCATCGCCGCGAACCCGGACGACCCCCGGGACGCCGTCGGCGGCGGGGTCCAGGTCCGCCAGATCGAGGCCGTGGGCCGCCTCCTCGCGTGGGCCCTGCGGGACCAGCCGGTCCTGGACTTCGTCCCGCCGGGCCAGACCGTCGCCTTCCAGCGGACCAGCCCCCGCACCGGCGACTGAGGGGGTCAGTGGTGGCCGGGGCGTTCGGCGCCGCGGGCGATGTTGCGGGCCATGCCGCCGAAGACGACGGCGTGGAACGGGGCGACCGAGGCCCAGTAGAGGTGGCCGGGGAGGCCGTGCGGGAGGAAGACGGCGCGCTGCACGTAGCGGCTGTGGCCGTCGCCGGCCGGCTCGACGCGCATCTCCAGCCAGGCCCGGCCGGGCAGCCGCATCTCGGCGCGCAGCCGCAGCAGCTCGCCCGGCACGATCTCCTCGACCCGCCAGAAGTCCAGCGCCTCGCCGACCTGGAGGTGGTGCGGGTCGCGCCGGCCCCGGCGCAGCCCCACCCCGCCGATCAGCCGGTCCAGCCAGCCCCGGACCGACCAGGCCAGCGGGAACGAGTACCAGCCGTGCTCGCCGCCGACCCCCTCGACGACCCGCCACAGCGCGGCCGTCGGGGCGTCCACCGCCCGCTCCCGCACGTCGGTGTACGCCGTGCCGCCCGACCACTGCGGATCGGTGGGCAGCGGCTCGGCCGGGGCGTCCGGCCCGCTCGCGGTCGACCACCGGGTCTCCACCTGGCCGTCACGGACCTTCGCCAGCGCCAGGGCGACGGACTGGTCGAAGCCGGTCAGCCCGCCCGGTGGGTCGGGCACGTACCGGGCGATGTCGTGCTCGTGGGCGACCGCCTCGTGGACCAGGCTCTCCACCAGCGGCCGGGCGATCGAGTTCGGCACCGGCGTCACCCAGCCGACCCAGTACGAGGAGAGCGACGGGGTCAGCGGCCGGACCGGCAGGATGATCCGCCGGCGCAGCCCGGCCACCCGCGCGTACCGCTGCATCATGTCCTGGAAGGTGAGCACCTCCGGGCCGCCGATGTCGAAGGCCCGGTTCACCTCGGCCGGCAGGTCCGCGCAGCCGACCAGGTAGCGCAGGACGTCGCGGACGGCGATCGGCTGGATCCGGTTGCGCACCCAGCGTGGCGTGACCATGCCCGGCAGCCGCTCGGTCAGATAGCGCAGCATCTCGAACGAGGCCGAGCCGGACCCGATGATCACGGCGGCCCGCAGCACCACGGCCGGCACCCCGCTGGCCAGCAGGATCCGGCCGACCTCCGCGCGGGACCGCAGGTGCGCCGACGGGACCTTCCGGTCCGCCGCCGGCTCCGGCCCGCCGAGGTAGACGATCCGGCGTACGCCCGCGGCGCGGGCCGCCTCGGCGAAGTTCTCCGCCGCCTCCCGGTCGGCCGTCTCGAAGCCGCGCTGGCCGAGCGAGTGGACCAGGTAGTACGCCACGTCCACGCCCTCGAACGCGGCCGGCAGCGTCTCCGGTTTCCGCAGGTCGCCCTCGGCGATCTCGGCCCGGGACGCCCACGGCACGTCGCGCAGCCGCCCCGCCTTGCGGGCCAGGCAGCGGACCGTGTGCCCGTCGGCGAGCAGCCGGGGCGCGAGGCGGCCACCGATGTAACCCGTGGCGCCGGTGACGAGGCATCTCACGGCTTCCAGTCTGGGGCTCCGTAGACTCCTTCGCTGTGGAGAACGCGAGGAACACCTTCTGGGGGCCGGACTTCCAGCAGCTCAGCACCGTCGATCCGGAGATCGCCGAGGTGGTGCTGGGGGAGCTGGCGCGGCTGCGCGGTGGGCTGCAACTGATCGCCAGCGAGAACCTCACCTCGCCCGCCGTGCTGGCCGCCCTCGGCTCCACGCTGACCAACAAGTACGCCGAGGGCTACCCGGGCCGGCGCTACTACGGCGGCTGCGCCGAGGTGGACCGCGCGGAGGAACTCGGCATCGCCCGGGCGAAGGAGCTGTTCGGGGCCGAGCACGCCAACCTCCAACCGCACTCCGGCGCGAGCGCCAACCTGGCCGCGTACGCGGCCCTCGTGCAGCCGGGCGACACCGTGCTGGCCATGGACCTGCCGCACGGCGGGCACCTCACCCACGGCAGCCGGGTGAACTTCTCCGGCAAGTGGTTCCACCCGGTCGGCTACGCGGTGCGGCCGGACACCGAGCTGATCGACTACGACGAGGTCCGCGACCTGGCCCTCGCGCACCGGCCGAAGCTCATCATCTGCGGCGCGACGGCGTACCCCCGGTTGATCGACTTCGCCCGGTTCCGGGAGATCGCCGACGAGGTCGACGCCTACCTCATGGTGGACGCGGCGCACTTCATCGGCCTGGTTGCCGGCCGCGCCATCCCGTCCCCGGTGCCCTACGCCGACGTCGTCACCTGCACGACGCACAAGGTGCTGCGCGGCCCGCGCGGCGGCATGATCCTCTGCCGGGAGTCGCTGGCCGCCCGGATCGACAAGGCGGTCTTCCCGTTCACCCAGGGCGGCCCGCTCATGCACGCGGTCGCCGCCAAGGCGGTAGCGCTGCGCGAGGCCGCCCAGCCCGAGTTCCGGGCGTACGCGTCCCAGGTGGTCAGCAACGCGCAGGCGCTCACCGACGGGCTGGCCGCCGAGGGCATGCGGCCGGTCTCCGGCGGCACCGACACCCACCTGGCGCTGATCGACCTGCGCGAGACCGGGGTGACCGGCGCCGCGGCCGAGGCGCGCTGCGACGCCGCCGGCATCACCCTGAACAAGAACGCCATCCCGTACGACCCGCAGAAGCCGATGGTCGCCTCCGGCATCCGGGTGGGCACGCCGAGCGTCACCACCCAGGGCATGCGCGAGGGGGAGATGCGCCGGATCGCCGCGCTGATCGCCCGGGCCGTGCGCACCGACCCGGAGTCGCCCGGTGGCGCGGACGAGCTGGGCCGGATCGCCGGCGACGTGACCGAGCTGGTCGGCGCCTTCCCGGCGTACCCCCGTGGCTGAGCCGGGGACGCGCGCGGCGGAGGCGACCGCGGACCGGGGCTGGCGGCTGCGCCACCTGCCCGTGCTGGTCATCGCCTCGGTGCTGCTGGCCGCGGTGGCGGCGGTGGCCGGCGGGCTGGCCCGGGGCGCGGACGGCGCGCTGGGCGCGGCGGCCGGGGTGGCGGTCACCGCGGCCAGCTACACGGTCACCACCGTCGTGCTGGCCTGGGCCGACGCCCGGGACCCGCAGCTCGTGCTGCCGTTCGGGCTCGGCCTCTACATCGCCAAGATGACAGTGCTCGCCGGGGTGATGGTGCTGGTCGGCGCGAGCGGCTGGGCGGGTCTCATCCCGTTCTGCCTCGGCATCGCGGCCGGCGTGCTGGTCTGGACCGGGGTGCACATCTGGTGGCTGGCCACGGTGCACGCCCGGCGCGTCCACACCTGACAGCTTCCCATCCTTCGGACGCGCGCCGGTGTGTCCGCGATCGGTCATTCTCTCAGTGGCGGAGGGGGAGTAGCGTGCCTCCAGACGACTTCGCCCACCCGTGTCCCACACAACCAGGTTGTGCGGGGGGTGAGGCACAGCCTCTTCGGCTCGACTGATATCGTTCGCCCCGTCATGGCCGGTGACCAGAAACCCCCCAGCGCTGGCGGCCCGGGCGACGTTCCGCCCGGTGCCGGTCAGGGTTGGACCGCGCTCTCATACCTCATCGGGGGCATGCTCGTCTGGGGTTTCATCGGCTGGCTGGTCGACCGTTGGCTCGACACCGGCGGCGTCGCCACCGGCATCGGGATCGTGCTCGGCATGGCCGGGGGAATCATCCTGGTCGTCCGCCGGCTGGGCACGCCTACTTAGGAAGGGACGCGGTGTTCGGACAGGCGAACGTCCTGGCTCAGGGCCAGGC
It encodes the following:
- a CDS encoding GGDEF domain-containing protein produces the protein MGWLDRVDDQVDALRRARALQEASRSAEACALLDRVIRTTADPCARADALVQRLSALINLGRTAEFTRAIEEASAAVRDLAEPYLHGHLNALAALAAHHQGALDRCVTHLVRAARALGADDDPDRDTAWGWHDLAMAYSYLSFHGHALGAIERARQVGLTAGIPEETFAAPGIRLRNAVALDHNGDSDGCLRVLRDVAGDLARFLRAGRAGNLRPSSLAAYGYAAARRAALGDRVDSGGDADPARLLGHGGDSARARDLRQLGQVCLAVAEGRPIEAVARLDTIRVSDETLGAAEAPRLRSVALARAGDHAAAHRADRHAFRLAAQRSDRLRDVYIDGIAARIDHEEMRREAARYEGEALTDPLTGLPNRRRLERYIGAVVARGERVVIGVCDLDGFKAVNTRHGHHSGDLVLQRIAGVINRVMRRGDFVSRYGGDEFVVVLPETGMAEAVEVARRIQAAVHTEDWESLVPGTPVGVSIGFAEVDGGTGVSVREALGAAFELADREMLRAKDRLRAC
- a CDS encoding SDR family oxidoreductase, whose translation is MRCLVTGATGYIGGRLAPRLLADGHTVRCLARKAGRLRDVPWASRAEIAEGDLRKPETLPAAFEGVDVAYYLVHSLGQRGFETADREAAENFAEAARAAGVRRIVYLGGPEPAADRKVPSAHLRSRAEVGRILLASGVPAVVLRAAVIIGSGSASFEMLRYLTERLPGMVTPRWVRNRIQPIAVRDVLRYLVGCADLPAEVNRAFDIGGPEVLTFQDMMQRYARVAGLRRRIILPVRPLTPSLSSYWVGWVTPVPNSIARPLVESLVHEAVAHEHDIARYVPDPPGGLTGFDQSVALALAKVRDGQVETRWSTASGPDAPAEPLPTDPQWSGGTAYTDVRERAVDAPTAALWRVVEGVGGEHGWYSFPLAWSVRGWLDRLIGGVGLRRGRRDPHHLQVGEALDFWRVEEIVPGELLRLRAEMRLPGRAWLEMRVEPAGDGHSRYVQRAVFLPHGLPGHLYWASVAPFHAVVFGGMARNIARGAERPGHH
- a CDS encoding phosphotyrosine protein phosphatase, whose amino-acid sequence is MPPFTVLHVCMGNICRSPMAERLLVLAVRERLGRLGVDPASSDELVHSHSAGTGGWHAGEEMNPPAARQVTSRGGAVDGFAARRLRSDLIDAADLVLTATADQHEYVVALRPDAAARTFVLGEFGRLLGTVDRAGLPPVEPTPEAVYARGVALVEAADAARQGSAALPTDDLDDPWGRGDQCFSRVADEIEETVQPLAAALLP
- a CDS encoding AtpZ/AtpI family protein, which produces MAGDQKPPSAGGPGDVPPGAGQGWTALSYLIGGMLVWGFIGWLVDRWLDTGGVATGIGIVLGMAGGIILVVRRLGTPT
- the prmC gene encoding peptide chain release factor N(5)-glutamine methyltransferase, producing the protein MTSLPQHPSEGSERERPSRAVARAARALAAAGVEAPRAEAELLAAYVLEVPRGRLALADGLTPAQRDRLDTLVDRRVAREPLQHLTGVAGFRHLELAVGPGVFVPRPETELLAGWGIEQARRSPAPLVVDLCSGSGAIALAVAQELPSARVVAVERSPAALDWLRRNAAGRAAAGDCPIEVVAADVTDPELLADLVGRVDVLLCNPPYVPRSVVVPPEVAGHDPDEAVFGGADGLDVIRPVVGRAAALLRPGGVLGVEHDDTHATAVPALLAADGRYERVEEHRDLVGRPRYATASRRADGHHADPAPAWQTGSS
- a CDS encoding L-threonylcarbamoyladenylate synthase produces the protein MLYDCRSPADRDRGIAAAIEAVKNGELVVLPTDTVYGIGADAFTPYAVKALADAKGGARQAPPVLIGSRHTLDGLVFSLPRSARELVEAFWPGALTIVVEHSPSLAWDLGDSSGTVAVRMPLHPVALEVLRETGPMAVASANKVGQPAALTAEEARDQLGYGVRAYLEAGPAPDPVPSTIVDLTGEVPRVLRQGAVSLEKLRDVVPDILDERGV
- the glyA gene encoding serine hydroxymethyltransferase, which translates into the protein MENARNTFWGPDFQQLSTVDPEIAEVVLGELARLRGGLQLIASENLTSPAVLAALGSTLTNKYAEGYPGRRYYGGCAEVDRAEELGIARAKELFGAEHANLQPHSGASANLAAYAALVQPGDTVLAMDLPHGGHLTHGSRVNFSGKWFHPVGYAVRPDTELIDYDEVRDLALAHRPKLIICGATAYPRLIDFARFREIADEVDAYLMVDAAHFIGLVAGRAIPSPVPYADVVTCTTHKVLRGPRGGMILCRESLAARIDKAVFPFTQGGPLMHAVAAKAVALREAAQPEFRAYASQVVSNAQALTDGLAAEGMRPVSGGTDTHLALIDLRETGVTGAAAEARCDAAGITLNKNAIPYDPQKPMVASGIRVGTPSVTTQGMREGEMRRIAALIARAVRTDPESPGGADELGRIAGDVTELVGAFPAYPRG
- a CDS encoding transglycosylase domain-containing protein, yielding MNRAHLNKLFTVLLAGVLAGLALGAAALPAALVFGLGFKNLMPYAALPESLKTPQPAQRSNLYASDGRTLITSFYVEDRVDVPVEEVAPVMRQAIVAAEDVRFYQHHGVDVRGVARAFTANRRDGTRQGASTLTMQYVRNALAGDPRLTEEQRARATEITVGRKVREMRYALALERRISKDEILGRYLNIAYFGAGAYGIAAASKRYFSTTPAQLTLAQSALLAGLVRSPDTDDPINGDADAALGRRAYVLDRMVETGQVAEADAARAKGEQLDLKPSATPNDCAAVPAGHNDWGFFCDWFTQWWNAQPAFGKTVDERQRTLRRGGWSIVSSLDPDVQAKAIEQVLRIYPVTNQRAAPTAVVQPGTGRVLAMAVNRNYSVAPNPDARQNYPNTVNQLVAGGPGIEGYQAGSTFKLFALLAALESGLPLSTEFDSPRVFVTKYPIDGGPASCGGHWCPENANPVWMDGDRTMWDAFGRSVNTYFAWLTEQVGADRVVEMAERLGIVFRSPEDARLARDGAKNWGPFTLGVSSTTPLDLANAYATVAAEGTWCRPTPVASITDPTGRKIAAGNPDCRQVLDTEVARAAADAARCPVGDQSMYRRCDGGTAEQLAPGLRRPLAGKTGSSERNATETVVAFTPQLSVATIAANPDDPRDAVGGGVQVRQIEAVGRLLAWALRDQPVLDFVPPGQTVAFQRTSPRTGD